A window of Mus musculus strain C57BL/6J chromosome 3, GRCm38.p6 C57BL/6J genomic DNA:
AAAGTTCCATTCTGGAACAGACACCCATACTAGCACATTGCTGGTTCTGGGCTCTGACACCTCACACGCTAATGCACTATGAAGGTTGTCCACATTTGTGTTGTATAGAGTGCCTGTTTGGACACCTTGAAAATGATTCCTAGAGGCAGATTcataaggaggaaaggaaaagacccTAAAGAAAGTGAATTGAATACATCATTGACCCCCGGCCAGGTGATACAAACCTGTTATCCCAGCTACtgcaaggctgaggcaggaagatcccaaGTTTAAGGCTGGCCTGGGCGATATACTACGTTCAGAACAGAGGCActaaggttttagttttttgagatggggcatATGTTGTTGTcccattgtagaccaggctgatttaCTCAGCATTCTGCCCCCTTCAGCCCGGgtgctggggttgcagacatGAGCGTGAATCAAGTCACTTGTGGTCTGGCATTTTGATTGGGAAGAGTTTCGGTAGCAGGATCTCTGGGGTAGGGTGGTGGGTGGGAGACTTCGAAGAAGAGGAATGAAGCACCTGGGGCCTTTGGAGGTGCATGAACTGTAAGGGCTGGCCTTGTCCTACGCAGGTTTtacagttttggttttgttgctttgttAATTTATGTTTAACAGGAagaaattatgtacatatataaatccTGTCTTACAACTCTAAATGAGATTACAGAGTAACAGTGTTCGTGATTAAAAGAacatcataaaatatatttaatagagcTGTTCAAGGGAGGAGACTGCAAGCTCTGTAATGTCTTTAGTGCTGCAGAATGAAAGCTCTCAGGGGAGTGTCATGTTGAGGAAATTGAACAAGTTTCCTGACAGCAAAAGTTAGAGCATGGGTTTCAGTATTTCCAGTCCAGTGTGTCTTCCTACCTGGTGTGGTGTTGCATGCTTGTGTTTGCCCAGTCTCTTGAGTCACATAGTTCATTTTCTTACCCGATATTCATTAAGACCTTTCCTGAAAAGTAGCCTAGCCTATGCCAACTATTAGCTTAGCCATTTGACACCATGTGAAACTAATTTGTTTTTCCGTGTGTGTAGAGACAGACAGGGTGAGTGGGTGTGAGTGTTGGATGCTGTTGTAGTCCTatttgacctcaaactcactatgtaggccatactggcctggaactaagagatctgcctgtctctgtatcccaagtgctaggattaagtacatgttccaccatgcctcTAGAGGTTTTTCAGCACTGAATTCCCAGGTTGGCGGTTGTGGCTATCCCAGTATCCTAACGCTTCTTCTTCATCTGTTGTAGAGTATGCGGTTGAAACTGATTGCAAACAACACGACGGTGGAGCGGAGGTTCAGCTCATGGATTGGTGGCTCTATCCTAGCATCTTTGGTTAGTAGTTAAGATTCCACTGACACAGTCTCTGGTTTGAGAGAGGAACTTTTGAGAATAAGATTGTGTGTAGCAGTTTATAAAGAACGTTTTATCATCTCACAGTGCACCATATTTTTCTCTGAACAATTACATCTTTTCTGGTTCTTTTTGTTGGGGCTCAAGAATTCTTTTAGTATTTATTCTATATTGATAAAAATCTGTCTTGGTACTACAAGTAACTCTCCCcagtttatacatatatttttcccTAGAACACCACTCTGGGTTTTCTGGAAATGGTTTATTACAATTTTGAGTCATAAAAACTTTCAGTACAAGCAGAAATTTTAACTTAAAAGCAAGATTCTTATTTGGCTTAAATATTGCATTAAAAATACTATTTAGTAAAAATATTAAGAATGATTTCAGTGCTTCATTGATCTTTGCACTTAAAACTGACAGATGAGTGGGGACCTAGTAGGAGTATCTGCTTAAAACCATTTACATATAAAAATGACTCCCCACTCCAGCAACCTCAGGCTGGCCTCCGACTTGGAGCCGTCTTGCCtgagcctgagtgctgggactacaggtctACACCACTGCACTTGGCTCTGTTGGGTACATCAGATGCATCATCAGTGAATAAGTCACCCCACACGGTCTTCCCCTTCAGTGGGATCTGTTGAGCCTCTGTAATACGTCTTGGCCCTGGGCAGGCTTAGGTGCACTGCATTTATCGATGAGCCATTTCTTGAGTTCAGTTGTTTCCCACCTCCTGGTGAGGCTGTCAGGAGTTGGCTGTGTAACCAGTAAGATCACTGTGCTCGGTCTGAACAGGAGTCCACCTTGAGTTGAGAGTGTGAGATGGAGGGCATCCCATTTTCCCTCAGGACCTTAGGTAACTGGCATGTGCCCACTAAGAGGCCCCACTACTGCCCTAGGACCCTTCCTCATGCCTTTGCCAGCCACGTTCTCATTTCTTTTTGATGTAACAGGTATAGAGGGGCTTAGTGTTCTCTCAGACCTGAAAGGCCAGGCTAAACAGTGTCTTtggcctgtctcagaagaaggAGCGGAATAGGGGACAGTACTGTGTTGGAGGAGGGGTTTAACAGTTTAGCAGCTAAGGACCTTTATGAGTACAAAGCACCACCTTCTAATAAAAAGTGAGGCATAATTCTGCTGTTTCTTCCCATCTTACAGGGTACCTTTCAACAGATGTGGATTTCTAAACAGGAATATGAAGAAGGAGGGAAGCAGTGTGTAGAAAGAAAATGCCCTTGAGGGCTCCACCCTGCCTGCCCGTCACCTCAACGTCTGTAGCTTTAGTACACTCAGGAAAAGATGACCATCTTTTGTAGAATGTTTATACATGTTTGCATATTTCAATTTCCACTTAAATTTTTTAAGGCTTTAACTGGCTCTATAAATTAAATGAGTTTGTGCTTTCCTTGAAATGCACTTATTCTTATTACAGgcattttataattttgtatgaatgtctattttctctaaatattttGCTTTCAGTAAGTACTCTCCAGCTCTCCTGGGGGTTGGTTGGTGGAATTACTCTGTATTGACAAGTACAAGTTACTGCCTATGCTTTGTACCTTAGGctacaaaactaaataaaaatcacTACTGTCCTAGAAGCGTGCTGGATTTGTCTGTGTGACTGGCTGCTGTCAGCGCTGCTTCTACCATTACTTGATGTGGGGAAGCAATCACTGACTACCAGTGTCCACATCCCTTTCCTGCTAACAATTATGTATATGGATAATTCACCTGCATGGACATCTGCACCACACTAGTTAGTGCCTGGTGTCTGcataagccagaagagggtgttggttTCCtacaaactggagttacagaggttaTGAGCTTTTCTATCTgtgctgggttctctggaagagcaacaagtgctcttaaactctgagccctCCTCAGATCCTTCCCCCTCACAGTTTAACACTAGTGAGAACAGCATTTCCAAACTGACTTTGCTGCTAGCCTTGCTCTGGCACCCAGCATTACATTTGCATTACATTAAGCTGCTTAGATGTCAGGACCCATTCAGTGGGAACTGAGCCTGAACTCTGCCTGGTTTTGATAGAAGGAGCACTACTTGTAGAGCTAATGAAGATGCCATGTGAGCTAGAAGAACAACTGATGTCACTTGACAAGAACATTTCTTTATAAACTGCTTAACAGGTATTCACGTCAGGACACAGGCTTTAAGAACAATGGAACCAGACTTCTGGGTCTCATCTTAGACACTACTTGATTTCCGTTCTTGAGAGAGATGTGGGAACTTTGCATggagaattttttctttctttttctgtaaacTTCTCTTTCTTGCTTCAATGCGGGCGTGTTTCTCAATTCTTAGTCTAGAATAAAAACAGCAACTTAGACAAAACCATTCCATTTCTCAAAACGTTCTGGCCAACTCTATAAGAGCATCAGTCATGTCGGCAGCACGTGGTGTGTATAAATCAAGCTTTAACAgtgatcacaaccatctgtaatgagatctgatgttctcttctggtgagtctgaagacagatactgtgtgctcatatacataaaagaaataaatctttttgaaaaagggtgagtgggtgggtggaagagccGTCCCTAGTTCCCTTAGGATCACCTAGCTGGTGGTTATTGCCAACTACAGTTATGTAACAAGCACCGTACTCTCCTTGTCTCATGAACTGAAGGCAGTCTGCCACAGGAAACCCTGAGGTGGCAGTCCGTAGCATAGCACTATTTCAGTGCTGCCAACACCCCTTTCCACTAGCCCTGGAATAAGGAGCTTACACTCCACATGGTACTGTCGAACTTCCCTCATTTCCAGACATACAGAAGCCATACAACTTCCAAAAGGATATGTACACACTATTGGGACAGTGACTTTATGCACATAAGGTTTTAGATGTATGGCAtcaattttctccttttttcaacctagtgctatttcttttttcaaagtaatgaaaacatattcttcatGTAGTAGAAACCAAGGTGTAAAGGAAGCTCAGGTCACAGGCCATCTGGAGTAAGGCTGCTTCACCATGAGGACACTGCTCACCTGATAAAGCGATCCACATAAGGCATTGCGAAGAACCGCCTCCTGTTGTATCTTTTATTTAGGTACCAAGGTATAGGCCACTGCTTGAATTTGTGCCTGCCAAAAAAGGGAAGTTACTGCTTTACATAAAATACTTGATACATTTTTACTTCAATTTTCACTGTTTTCTAATTGGTCTCTAATAAATTAAACCAAATAAAAATTAGTACATAAaaagggccagtgagatgctGAGCAAGTtccctgtgacctccacacatgcaccacagcACACACCCCCACAAACAGGTaaagtaaaaatttttaaaaagcagttttaaaataaaattagaaaatgcaGTTAAAATTATATTACATGCTAGAGATTTTCAACCAGAGCTACATCCCTAAGTccttgaaagatttattttgagatggggtttctctgtgtagccctggctgtcctggaactcactctgtagaccacaggctggtgttgaactcagatccacctgcctctgcctcccgagtgctgagattaaaggtatgtgctaccactgcctggctctttggaagagttttttttttttttttttttttttttttttttttttggtttttcgagacagggtttctctgtatagccctggctgtcctggaactcactctgtagaccaggctggccttgaactcagaaatccgcctgcctctgcctcccgagtgctgggattaaaggcgtgcgccaccacgcccggcttggaagAGTTTTTAAGTGACGTTTTGGCAATTTCTCTCTTTCTGGTTGGATTAGATGGTTCCTGACAGGATGGCTGAAATTCTACATCAAGTGAGAGGTGCTGTCCTGAGCTTGGAAAACGTCTAGGCATTTCAAGCTTCTCCACTTTCGGACTCATGTTTAAGACACTACATGTCCCCGAGTCAGTGGATTCTCTGAGTCCTTTACTCCTCAGTGTCTAAGCTGAGTCTCAGATCCTTCCCCAGGAGGTAAGCTGTTCAGTACTTGGCCAGTGTCTAAGCTGAGTCTCAGATCCTTCCCCAGGAGGAGGTAAGCTGTTCAGTACTTGGCCTAGGGCTTATCCAGATGCTAGTGAAACAAACAATCTGAACTTGTTGCTTAGAACTCTCAAGAACCCCAAGTTCTTAGTGCACAAGGTGGGCAGAGGTGTACCTGAAATTAGCTTTGAATTTTAGAATCTATATAGGCTGATTTTTCTGTCAGATGTATCTGTCAGAAGAATTCACAAAACTCTTGAAAGAACTTATGATTTATACAAGACAAGAACCCATGGGGATGGGTTGTGTGGTCTGGAATTTGTTTTACAAGACAAAACACTTTGTCGTTTAGGGGATGGggacctctctttttttttttttttttttttttttttggttttttgagacagggtttttctgtatagccctggctgtcctggaactcactttgtagaccaggctggcctcgaactcagagatccacctgcctctgcctcccgagtgctgggattaaaggcgtgcgccaccacgcccggcttggggACCTCTCTTTATATAAGACCGCTAATATATCCACAGGAGAGGAGTTTTAAAGGTCCCGAGAGGGGAAACCAGGCCACCCGTCTCCACTCTTAGAAGTCAGTATAATCATGTACCAGACAATTCGTCCAAAGATGTCCCTTCTCCAAGCACCGGGTCTGGGCTTTTCTTGACCGGTCTGAAGAAGCCTTAGAGCATCTTCCCTCTCCTGGACAACTTTATCTACGTTATCCATGGAATCAACGACCTGCGGTGAGAAGAAGACAGCTAACTTTAGCCGTCACCTGCAACTGCATTCCAAAAGAACTCTAGGGCATCCACAAAGCGGGaacttgtacttttttttttttagaaaccacCCTTTACTGTACTTCGTAAGAAGCCTTTGATGAGTGTTCACGGGTGTCTGTTGCATGACTCTCCGTAACCTGTTGGaagttttctcctttcctttctgaaTCCTTGCTTCCGAGGGCACACGGTACTAGCACTCAGTCTGAGAATGCAGCAAGCTAAGGAGAAGTGACAACCTCTGCTGCCCTTGTCCAAGCCAAGGACACACTTGGGCTAGGCAGACACACGGTGTCACACTTGTGTCACACGTGGCCTTTCATCTGCAGGCAGGATGTGCGAATGCTTAGATGgtgtggggaagggaaggggaggcaaGTGAGCTGAGGTGAGGCTCAGTACTATGGCGGGTACAAAGCTCGGCTCTGCTCTCACTGGCTACACATGACAGAAAAATCAAGTGCTGAGCTCTAAAACAATCTAGGGGTGAAACAACCAACTAAGAAGTGGGCTGTGCTGCTGGAGAATGGCTGTGCTGAGCTGGAACGTGAGTGCGACGGTCACTGGGGACGGAATGTGGACTCCAGGGCACGAGCTCCCCACACAGGGCTGCCTCCGTGGATGAACCTGCCATACATGGCTGCCCCAGAAAGCAGCTCACTAGAGACTTAGTGTATGCCCTGGCAATTTTACTCCCAGGGAGCTGCTCAGGATAAAAACCAATACCCATCTGTAAGTAGCAACTGAGAATGAGGGAACAGCGAAGGTGCCTAGCACTTGTGACAAAAGGCTCGCATGTGGGACTGTTGGGATGGTGCTGGAAAGACATGTAAGAAGCATGACCTCGTTCCCTTTCAGCGTTACCCAGGCGGGCAGGGGTCTGAGCGCCCGCCCACAAGCCTACCTTTTCTAAGCGCTCCGGACTTGGCATTGGCAACCTCTGTCGCTTGGCCTCctgctccagagttagaagcaTGTTTCTTTCCTTCAGAAGGACATACCTGTACCAAACACAAAGCTGTGATGTGATTCATTCAACAGTGATTTCTTACATCAAAGTCAAAAGCCAGGAAAGTCCTGCAGCCCTTCAGAAAGCTCGCACAGCACCATCGAGAAGAGCCACCCTCCAGCGTACTCTGTGCTTTGTCCTGTGTGGAGTGCCAGAGGGTCATAACAGCACCAGGCACAGTCCGTCCATGCCACAGGGAAGTGAGAAGAACAGTGTCTACTGTGCAGCCATTGCAAGCCCGAGTGCCAAACCCTCTTCACACCCAAGAGGGAGGTTGGTGCTAGCCCCCTCTCTAATGCAGACAGCTCAGAGGGGTCAGGGACTATGACCATGGGTCACAGCACAAATTCTGGGTTCACATCCCAGACTTGTGTGTAAATTCTGCCTCTAGCCTGCCAGGCCATTTCCAAGGTGGCTTACTGGGTTAGGGAGATGACATTATTAGAACAGTTATGGTGTGGACATGAGGCACCTCCTCTAGAGCTAAGGTGACCGGGGAAGACTTCCTGCTATGGGGGAGTCAAGGCAGCCGAACTCTAAAGCACCGTCCTGGCTACGCTGGGGAAAGGGGTGCCGTGAGTACCTCGGCTACAGAGTTACTGCAGTACCTGTGGAGGGCAGTATGAGCAGGGCAGGAGCGGGAGTTTTATACTCGGATGCAGACAGGCCTGGCGGCAGGCGCTGGTTTTAGCACAGTGAGTGCTGCTGCCCTTTATCAATAACTCATAATAACAGCGCTTTACTACAATTACTTTTCTATAACAAGCGCAGTATGGATGGGTTTTGTAAAGGCTATGTTATTCTTTGAGAATGAATCCTCCAAATTAGTGAATGAAAAAATCAAATGTCTACTCTAGTTCCCAGATAGGTAACCATGGTGAGTGAGGTAGATTACGTGTTGGCGACAGCTGAGGGGCTGGGTAGCTCCACTCCACAGCCTGGCCAGGGCTGGCACTGAGGGGCTGGGTAGCTCCACTCCACACCCTGGCCAGGGCTGGCACTGAGGGGCTGGGTAGCTCCACTCCACACCCTGGCCAGGGCTGGCACTGAGGGGCTGGGTAGCTCCACTCCTCAGCCTGGCCAGGGCTGGCACTGAGGGGCTGGGTAGCTCCACTCCTCAGCCTGGCCAGGGCTGGCATAGAGACACAGAGGCCTGATTATTCAAGAGAAGCCAAAAGCCACACAGATCATGGGAGACTCCCCCCAAAACAAATATGGTTTAAACAGAACAAGCTTTGGGCTAAATACTACAACGAAAGACAGCAGGGGCATGTGCCAGAACAATCTACTCACATTCCCAACTGACAGAGTCTTTGACACAACCCACCAGGATAATAGACGAAAACTCGGGCCATGAAAtagggaataaaaagaaaggcagaagCTGTGAATAACTGGTGAGACTTTAGTtagagacatctttttttttttttttttttttttttttttggtttttcgaaacagggtttctctgtgtagccctggctgtcctggaactcactttgtagaccaggctggccttgaactcagaaatccacctgcctgtgcctcaaggcgtgcaccaccacggcccAGCTAGAGACATCTTCTGAATGTTCTTTTAGACCAGGAAAAAAGAACCCTGCTTGAAATGGGACATGCCATTTCTTCTATTCGATATTTCCAGTTTTTAAACAGCCTTCCCAACAAATGAGGTGGGAAAAGAAACAGGGCTATAGTGGGGGGCAACAGAACTCTGGACCTCAGTGAGTCCAGGGTCTACTTTTGCAGATTTCTGACAGGATTGCGGCCTTCTTTTTCAATTCTCTCTGTGTTCATTTGGTTAATATTAAAGACCCCACATTTTGTTTAATTGTTGCCTCTTGTTCCTAATTAGGGTTTAAGGCTCCTATGAGTTGCAGGTATCAGGGTTCATTCTAACAAGTGCAAGGCGAGTCACCTTCAGGACTGTAAGAATACGGAAGTGTATACAGGTCCTTATCTGCTTCCTGTCAGCATTTATATTAAACAGTAAGTTAatgaggaagggggaaagggagggcagTGTAACTGTGACCAGCCAGTCCCCATGTCATTTCTGACCTTGTTTCCTGACACTACTGGTGTAATGGTAGCGGTCTGACTCATAGCACTACTGCAGAAATCTAAAGTCCCGATACCTTCGAAATGTGACACATGTCTCAATGCAATCCTCTGCCACCTTTCTACAAGCTCATGCAGTCACCCGCTGTCCCATGACAGCAGACCGCTTGGCCAGTGCCTCGTACAGGGGTAGTGCTGACCCTGCTGTTAGACTACAATGTTGCAGTATGCAGATCACTCACCAAAGCTTATGTAAGTCTTCGTTACTTTTGTTCCTCAGCTGCTGGCAGGTCCATGAAGCTCCTGTGAGAAGGAGAAACGTGTGACATTAAGTGACAGTTCTAGCTCAATGTCCTGACTGAGGACTCACTCTCAAAATtcaatgtgtgtgtatctctaaaAGATGCAACAGGATTATCATATTACATACAATTAGAATTCAATTAAATACCAACATGAAAATATCAGTAACAAGACCGGCAAAGACTG
This region includes:
- the Mrpl47 gene encoding 39S ribosomal protein L47, mitochondrial: MAATSLVGICRRASAFLKAACSLVNPKDAAHSGCRSSLSLLHKNTPHVTSFLQCKLLHTTLSRKGLEEFFDDPKNWGEEKVKSGASWTCQQLRNKSNEDLHKLWYVLLKERNMLLTLEQEAKRQRLPMPSPERLEKVVDSMDNVDKVVQEREDALRLLQTGQEKPRPGAWRRDIFGRIVWHKFKQWPIPWYLNKRYNRRRFFAMPYVDRFIRLRIEKHARIEARKRSLQKKKEKILHAKFPHLSQERKSSSV